From the genome of Spirosomataceae bacterium TFI 002, one region includes:
- a CDS encoding pectate lyase, PelA/Pel-15E family → MKLSYILLLLFFSGSAFAQSVMDKPWKEVATQMPAEWYDSQASISAADSVLKYQTPIGGWMKNTNFHSGGVKQAYWKEILDSGIGSTFDNDATITEIRFLAKMYANTKNAKYKKAFDKGLNYVFISQYDNGGWPQFFPVRKGGVSYSAHITYNDNAMVNIMSFLEEIGTNNPEFAPLKISESDKKKAQNAIQKGIQCFLDTQIRVNNKPTVWCAQHDEITLLPAKARSYELPSYSGGESVGITLFLMKVPNPSLEIKAAIKGAVEWFESHKIEGIRLDTEITNEGTKNRIVVEDKYAPPLWARFYDLETEKPYFCDRDGIKKSSLAEIGDNRRNGYSWYQTGPAKVLEEYPKWLKENE, encoded by the coding sequence ATGAAACTATCTTATATACTTCTCCTACTTTTCTTTTCTGGAAGTGCTTTTGCTCAAAGCGTTATGGACAAACCGTGGAAAGAAGTAGCTACTCAAATGCCAGCAGAATGGTACGATAGCCAAGCGTCTATTTCGGCGGCCGATAGTGTGCTCAAGTATCAAACACCGATTGGTGGCTGGATGAAAAACACCAACTTTCATAGCGGTGGTGTAAAACAAGCTTACTGGAAAGAAATTTTAGATTCAGGAATTGGGTCAACTTTTGACAACGATGCTACCATTACCGAAATAAGATTCCTTGCCAAAATGTATGCAAATACCAAGAACGCCAAATACAAAAAGGCTTTTGATAAAGGATTAAACTATGTCTTCATTTCGCAATATGACAATGGTGGCTGGCCTCAGTTTTTTCCCGTAAGAAAAGGCGGTGTTTCGTATTCTGCTCACATTACATATAATGATAATGCCATGGTCAATATCATGTCATTTTTAGAAGAAATAGGAACAAATAATCCCGAATTCGCACCTCTTAAAATTTCAGAGTCAGATAAAAAGAAAGCTCAAAATGCCATTCAAAAAGGAATACAATGTTTTCTAGATACCCAAATCAGGGTAAATAACAAACCGACAGTTTGGTGTGCTCAGCACGACGAAATAACACTCCTCCCAGCAAAAGCAAGGAGTTATGAGTTACCTTCGTATAGTGGAGGTGAGTCTGTAGGTATTACTTTGTTTCTTATGAAAGTTCCAAACCCTTCTTTAGAAATCAAAGCAGCCATAAAAGGTGCGGTAGAATGGTTTGAATCGCACAAAATAGAGGGAATTAGACTTGATACAGAAATTACAAATGAAGGTACCAAAAACAGAATAGTGGTAGAGGACAAATATGCTCCTCCTTTGTGGGCACGATTTTATGATTTAGAAACGGAGAAACCATATTTCTGCGACAGAGATGGTATTAAAAAAAGCTCTTTAGCCGAAATTGGCGACAACCGTCGAAATGGATACAGTTGGTATCAAACCGGCCCTGCAAAAGTTTTAGAAGAATATCCTAAATGGCTAAAAGAAAACGAATGA
- a CDS encoding MoxR-like ATPase, protein MEENIFENRAEIEKLNVAVSAIKEQLGKAIFGQERVIELMIVGLLCDGHLLMEGVPGIAKTLLSRLFAKSLNISFKRIQFTPDLMPSDVLGTSIFNPKTLEFEYRKGPVFGNFILIDEVNRSPAKTQASLFELMEERQVTMDGTTYPMARPFMVVATQNPVEQEGTYRLPEAQLDRFLLNIMMDYPSAADEETMLRHYGKTSTSKVLEEMQPVMNADQIVALREIVTQVIVEDPLITYITNIVQATRNHRNIELGASPRASIALLKASKAYAAMNERYFVIPDDIKTIGLDTLRHRIMLTPEAEIEGITADVLLKELFDTVEIPR, encoded by the coding sequence ATGGAAGAAAACATATTCGAAAACAGAGCAGAGATAGAAAAGTTAAACGTTGCAGTTTCTGCAATAAAAGAACAATTGGGGAAGGCAATATTCGGACAGGAAAGGGTCATCGAATTGATGATTGTTGGACTCCTGTGTGACGGTCATTTACTCATGGAGGGAGTGCCGGGCATTGCCAAAACCTTACTTTCACGGTTGTTTGCCAAGAGTTTAAATATCTCATTCAAGCGAATCCAGTTTACACCAGACCTTATGCCGAGTGATGTACTGGGTACGTCTATTTTTAATCCCAAAACCTTGGAGTTTGAATATAGAAAAGGGCCAGTGTTTGGCAACTTTATACTGATAGATGAGGTGAACCGCTCCCCAGCCAAAACTCAGGCGTCGTTGTTTGAACTCATGGAAGAGAGGCAGGTAACAATGGATGGTACAACCTATCCTATGGCTCGGCCCTTTATGGTCGTGGCAACTCAAAACCCAGTAGAGCAGGAGGGAACCTACCGTTTACCTGAGGCACAACTCGATCGTTTTTTACTAAATATCATGATGGATTATCCATCTGCGGCCGACGAAGAAACAATGCTGCGACACTATGGAAAAACCTCTACGAGTAAAGTACTGGAAGAGATGCAACCGGTGATGAATGCAGACCAAATAGTAGCCTTAAGGGAAATTGTAACTCAAGTGATTGTGGAAGATCCTCTTATAACCTACATCACAAACATTGTACAAGCAACCCGAAATCATAGAAACATTGAATTAGGGGCATCGCCACGAGCTTCAATCGCTTTACTGAAGGCATCAAAAGCTTATGCTGCAATGAACGAAAGGTATTTTGTGATTCCTGATGATATAAAAACCATAGGCCTTGATACCCTTCGCCATAGGATTATGCTTACACCAGAAGCCGAAATTGAAGGAATTACTGCTGATGTTTTACTAAAAGAATTATTCGATACGGTGGAGATACCGAGATAA
- a CDS encoding Uncharacterized membrane protein YhaH, DUF805 family — MFKYFLDTFRVNYFRFSGRVGRKEFWSFQLFNLFAFFFIAIGGNFLAWGNIDNIFFSYIPSVVYFLFAIIPSLAISVRRLHDTNRSGALILIGLIPLIGAITLVLLYCMTGDKGPNEYGFDPKNPHMIDELEIGSIGENLIQ, encoded by the coding sequence ATGTTCAAATATTTTTTAGATACTTTCAGAGTAAATTATTTCAGATTTTCGGGTCGTGTAGGAAGAAAAGAGTTTTGGTCGTTTCAGCTTTTCAACCTTTTCGCTTTCTTCTTTATTGCAATAGGTGGAAATTTTTTAGCTTGGGGAAATATTGACAATATTTTCTTTTCTTACATTCCTTCAGTGGTTTATTTCCTGTTTGCAATTATTCCTAGCTTGGCAATTTCTGTAAGGAGATTACACGATACAAATAGAAGCGGGGCTCTAATTTTAATTGGCTTGATTCCCTTAATTGGTGCAATTACGCTTGTTCTTTTGTATTGCATGACAGGAGATAAGGGTCCCAATGAATACGGGTTTGATCCCAAAAACCCACATATGATAGATGAACTAGAAATTGGTAGTATTGGAGAAAACCTTATTCAATAA
- a CDS encoding Putative collagen-binding domain of a collagenase, producing the protein MRKSILLIAILGISFMVSGQAPWSNGKLKVSDNSRFLQHENGKPFFWMGDTAWLLFQRLNREEAAKYFQDRKEKGFNVVQCIFYQSYNDYNAYNDTAYAHKDLTKPAHTPGKNPENSEEYDFWDHADYITQVAAENGIYLAIAPTWGQLVLRDIEMTEEKAAIFATNIATHFKNKPNIIWLNGGSSKAEVNTNIWEVIGTTIKKNDPNHLMSFHPFGRTSSSVLFNAASWLDLNIFTSGHRNYEQDNTGLQYGEDNWKYVRDDLAKTPLKPTIDGEASFENLPHGLHDHSQVYWNAADIRRYAYWSVMAGACGHTYGENTVRQVHKKGENKAESGAKLDFWTAMQEPGSFQMQYLKNLVLSRPYFDRTNDQSVISGNEGEKYDRILVSKGSDFLFVYNFTGRNFTIQMGKISGKKVNAWWFDPRTGEAYALGTFNNTDTMNFNPPGEKYNGNDWVLVLDDASKKFNKPGIPLF; encoded by the coding sequence ATGAGAAAATCCATTCTACTAATCGCAATATTGGGCATTAGCTTTATGGTTTCTGGTCAAGCCCCTTGGTCAAATGGAAAGCTGAAAGTCTCAGACAACAGCAGGTTTTTACAACATGAAAATGGAAAGCCTTTCTTTTGGATGGGTGATACTGCTTGGCTTTTATTTCAAAGGCTCAATAGAGAAGAAGCAGCCAAATACTTTCAAGACAGAAAAGAAAAAGGGTTTAATGTTGTACAGTGTATTTTCTACCAATCGTATAATGATTATAACGCTTACAACGATACGGCCTATGCACACAAGGATTTGACAAAACCTGCTCACACTCCAGGAAAAAATCCAGAAAATAGCGAAGAATACGACTTTTGGGATCATGCAGACTACATTACTCAAGTAGCTGCGGAAAATGGAATTTATCTTGCCATAGCACCCACATGGGGGCAGTTGGTTCTCCGCGACATAGAAATGACCGAAGAAAAAGCGGCTATTTTCGCTACGAATATTGCAACTCATTTCAAAAACAAGCCAAACATAATCTGGCTAAATGGCGGTAGCTCAAAGGCAGAGGTAAACACAAACATTTGGGAAGTGATAGGTACAACTATCAAAAAGAATGACCCCAACCACTTAATGTCATTTCACCCTTTTGGAAGAACCTCCTCTTCTGTATTATTTAATGCTGCTTCTTGGCTAGACCTTAACATTTTTACATCGGGACATAGAAACTACGAACAGGACAATACGGGCTTACAATATGGAGAAGACAACTGGAAATACGTAAGAGATGATCTCGCAAAAACGCCTCTAAAACCAACCATTGACGGAGAAGCTTCTTTCGAAAACTTACCTCATGGATTGCATGATCATTCTCAAGTATATTGGAATGCCGCAGATATAAGAAGATATGCCTACTGGTCAGTTATGGCAGGGGCTTGTGGACATACTTACGGTGAAAATACTGTAAGACAGGTTCATAAAAAAGGTGAAAACAAAGCAGAAAGTGGTGCCAAGTTAGATTTTTGGACAGCAATGCAAGAGCCTGGTTCTTTCCAAATGCAATATCTCAAAAACTTAGTTTTGTCTAGGCCCTATTTTGATAGAACAAATGACCAATCAGTTATTTCGGGAAATGAAGGTGAAAAATATGATCGTATCTTAGTGTCAAAGGGATCCGATTTTCTATTTGTTTATAATTTCACCGGTAGAAATTTCACTATTCAAATGGGAAAAATATCAGGTAAAAAAGTAAACGCTTGGTGGTTTGACCCTCGTACTGGAGAGGCATATGCTCTTGGAACTTTTAACAATACTGACACCATGAATTTCAATCCTCCCGGAGAAAAATATAATGGGAATGATTGGGTTTTGGTATTAGATGACGCTTCTAAAAAGTTTAACAAGCCTGGTATCCCATTATTTTAA
- a CDS encoding Inosine-uridine preferring nucleoside hydrolase: MKGLKTLILLSFLISLYACNGQAQKHRVLVSTDIGGSDPDDFQSLIHLFLYADTLDIVGLVSSPPYKGRKSDILKMIDIYEKDFSLLGQNYPTPAYLRSITAQGATEAQLEVIPSSESNEGVQLIIKEALKENERPLYVLVWGSITDLALALHQAPEIKRNMRVYSIGSWNTFQDSLARNYIYDNHPDLWWVENNTTFRGMYMGGYKDGNYGNESFVEANVKPYGAMGEFFFAQKADIKMGDTPSVLYLLNGDPANPESESWGGQFQKTSHGSNYWTDIQDESLKVNGRSGAKTVNKWRKQYLDDWSKRMKLLE; the protein is encoded by the coding sequence ATGAAAGGACTAAAAACTTTAATACTTCTGAGCTTTTTAATAAGCCTTTACGCTTGCAATGGACAAGCTCAGAAACATAGAGTTTTAGTTTCTACAGATATTGGAGGCAGTGATCCTGATGATTTTCAATCATTGATCCATTTGTTTCTTTATGCCGATACACTTGATATAGTTGGATTGGTTTCTTCGCCTCCTTATAAAGGCCGAAAAAGTGATATTTTAAAGATGATCGATATTTACGAAAAAGACTTTTCTCTTCTTGGTCAAAACTATCCAACACCAGCGTATTTAAGGTCAATCACCGCCCAAGGAGCCACTGAAGCTCAATTAGAAGTTATTCCATCAAGTGAAAGTAATGAAGGTGTTCAGCTAATTATCAAAGAAGCTCTTAAAGAAAATGAAAGACCTTTATACGTCCTAGTTTGGGGTTCCATAACTGACCTAGCACTTGCACTCCATCAAGCTCCCGAAATCAAAAGAAATATGAGGGTTTACTCCATTGGTTCCTGGAATACTTTTCAAGATTCTTTGGCAAGAAACTACATTTACGATAATCATCCAGACCTATGGTGGGTTGAGAATAATACCACATTCAGAGGGATGTATATGGGTGGATACAAAGATGGTAATTATGGAAACGAAAGTTTCGTTGAGGCAAATGTAAAACCATACGGAGCCATGGGTGAGTTTTTCTTTGCTCAAAAAGCAGACATTAAGATGGGTGATACGCCTTCCGTATTGTATTTGCTAAATGGCGATCCTGCAAACCCTGAATCTGAAAGTTGGGGAGGGCAATTTCAAAAGACAAGCCATGGCTCCAACTATTGGACAGATATTCAAGATGAATCTCTTAAGGTAAATGGTCGGTCGGGTGCCAAAACCGTAAACAAGTGGCGAAAACAATACCTGGATGATTGGTCAAAAAGAATGAAACTTTTAGAATAA
- a CDS encoding Uncharacterized membrane protein YckC, RDD family yields the protein MKSLQIPTHLSIHLDYELVSWGSRLGGFLIDWGVKWFYFLIINLTILDKWEAPSLVVLLLYLPFILYSFFFEWFNNGRSLGKLLSKSRVISANGQPATIYQILTRWLFNMVDVFGIFLLTVFHDSLYIFMVFSPLIGGLIIIFTKNNQRLGDLAAGTLVVSTRETNVSLEQTVYKYAKNIDTYTPTYPEIMRLSDRDMSKIQQIMERGDFSQNEELIERLATHVRKILKIETDQSDIIFLNTLLSDYNHYAKLDSGEVA from the coding sequence TTGAAATCATTACAAATACCCACCCACCTCAGCATTCATCTTGATTATGAATTAGTTAGCTGGGGCTCTAGACTTGGAGGTTTTTTAATAGACTGGGGTGTAAAGTGGTTCTATTTCCTGATTATTAACCTCACCATTCTTGATAAATGGGAAGCTCCTAGCCTTGTAGTTCTTTTGCTCTATTTACCTTTTATACTTTATTCGTTTTTCTTCGAATGGTTCAATAATGGTCGCTCACTTGGAAAGCTGTTATCCAAATCTAGGGTGATTAGTGCAAATGGTCAACCAGCTACTATTTACCAGATTCTAACCAGGTGGCTGTTCAATATGGTTGACGTTTTTGGCATTTTTCTATTAACCGTTTTCCATGATTCCTTATATATATTTATGGTTTTTAGCCCGCTCATTGGTGGCTTGATAATTATTTTTACCAAAAACAATCAACGCCTAGGTGACTTAGCAGCTGGCACCCTTGTAGTCTCCACGCGAGAAACGAATGTCAGCCTGGAACAGACAGTCTATAAATACGCCAAGAACATTGATACTTACACGCCCACCTATCCCGAGATCATGCGACTCTCTGACCGAGACATGAGCAAGATTCAACAAATAATGGAAAGAGGAGATTTCAGTCAAAACGAGGAGTTGATAGAAAGACTAGCAACTCATGTGCGAAAAATCCTGAAAATTGAGACAGATCAAAGTGACATTATTTTTCTTAACACTTTACTCTCTGATTACAACCATTACGCCAAGTTGGATAGCGGAGAAGTTGCCTGA
- a CDS encoding Uncharacterized conserved protein, DUF58 family, contains vWF domain — translation MKVFFKSIYITPRGFLVMGIAAAIFCISLVFEPAFVIGKLVLALLVIGIVGETILLYAKRKPISLNRILPKALSNGDENEVVLQYRNATKQNLSLSIFEDLPDQLQLFTWRKETLISPFSTINYIYNIYPTERGEYKWFNSYVLIRTKLLKLVARKVDFDLYQVIQCFPSFHQFNKLKISALVSNYSQMDGTHVRKLGQSMEFEQIKNYAVGDDFRHINWKASAKQGKLMLNQYQDERSQQVYCVIDMGRTMLQPFDNKTLLDYAINASLGLSKAIIEMKDKVGVVNFYNDKCTLVKPKGGNLQFRKVNELLYNIKGVSLDSSYETLYKFTRNQLKQRSLLVLFTYFDNTDSIERNLPYIKAMAKYHLILLVIFRNTELINFVKEPAVDTEEIYIKTLAKEQLNQQEIMARELNKYGISTVITEPQKLSMSVINKYLEIKRRQMI, via the coding sequence ATGAAAGTTTTTTTCAAAAGCATATATATCACCCCAAGAGGATTTCTAGTAATGGGAATTGCTGCAGCAATCTTTTGCATAAGTCTGGTTTTTGAGCCAGCTTTTGTGATTGGAAAGCTCGTATTGGCATTGTTGGTGATAGGTATTGTGGGAGAAACTATATTGCTTTATGCCAAGCGGAAGCCTATTTCGCTAAATAGAATTTTGCCAAAAGCATTGAGCAATGGAGATGAAAATGAAGTTGTATTGCAATACAGAAATGCAACGAAACAAAACCTCAGTTTGAGTATTTTTGAAGACCTCCCTGACCAGCTTCAGCTTTTTACATGGCGTAAAGAAACCTTGATTTCTCCTTTTAGTACAATCAACTACATCTATAATATTTACCCTACAGAAAGAGGAGAATATAAGTGGTTCAATAGTTATGTGCTGATTCGAACAAAGTTGCTCAAACTTGTCGCAAGAAAAGTTGACTTTGATCTCTATCAGGTGATTCAGTGTTTTCCTTCATTTCATCAATTCAATAAGCTCAAAATATCTGCTTTGGTGAGTAACTACAGCCAAATGGACGGCACCCATGTGCGAAAACTAGGTCAGAGCATGGAGTTTGAGCAAATCAAGAATTACGCTGTTGGAGACGATTTTAGGCATATCAACTGGAAAGCAAGTGCGAAGCAGGGCAAACTCATGCTCAATCAATACCAAGATGAGCGAAGTCAGCAAGTTTACTGTGTTATAGATATGGGTAGAACGATGCTGCAGCCATTTGACAATAAGACATTATTGGACTATGCGATCAATGCTTCTCTTGGGTTAAGTAAGGCCATTATAGAGATGAAAGACAAGGTTGGCGTTGTTAATTTCTATAATGATAAATGTACTCTTGTGAAGCCTAAGGGCGGCAATTTGCAGTTTCGCAAGGTAAATGAGCTGTTGTATAACATAAAAGGAGTTTCATTAGACTCTAGTTATGAAACGCTTTACAAGTTCACGAGAAATCAATTAAAGCAGCGGAGTTTACTCGTGCTCTTTACGTATTTTGACAATACAGATTCCATTGAGCGAAATTTACCCTATATCAAAGCAATGGCTAAATACCACTTGATACTTTTAGTGATTTTTCGAAATACAGAACTAATAAATTTTGTAAAAGAACCAGCAGTAGATACTGAAGAAATTTATATCAAAACACTTGCTAAGGAACAATTGAATCAACAAGAAATAATGGCACGTGAGCTCAATAAATATGGAATTAGCACAGTTATCACAGAGCCTCAAAAATTAAGTATGAGTGTAATTAATAAATACCTAGAAATTAAGCGGAGGCAGATGATTTAG
- a CDS encoding Polygalacturonase yields the protein MNFKSLSLFLAAGALLISSCSDSQSTSQANSASFYENIEFDMPMVQEPVIPDNEVTITDFGAVSGGQVLNTQAFADAIDAVSQKGGGKVIIPAGIWLTGPIILKSNIEIYAAGGALIRFSTDKDLYPIIETSFEGLNTWRCISPIYGKNLENIAFTGKGIWDGSGEAWRAVKKSKLTESAWKKLVASGGVLDEKGTSWFPSEQFKLGANGADQNVRLELKTKEDFLAIRDFLRPVMVSIQNSKNVMFDGPVFQNSPAWCLHPLMVENLIVRNITVRNPWYSQNGDGIDVESCKNVIVENSSFDVGDDAICIKSGKDKDGRDRGVPCENLIIRNNIVYHGHGGVTVGSEMSSGVKNMHVSNCTFMGTDVGLRFKSTRGRGGVVENIFIKDIRMTDIPTYAISFNLYYGGKSISETLEEGGSQTTTPTFAVTEETPQFKNIVMKNITVNGAKQAVFLQGLPEMNLENVEINDLVASAENGFSIIDADGIKIKNAKLTVKNEQVFDILNVKNLSLDNVTFNSKSAQAVRINGSETAGIMLNSSGELDLSKHTLIGNGVKSDAVKIK from the coding sequence ATGAACTTTAAATCACTCTCCTTATTTTTAGCCGCAGGTGCTTTGCTTATTAGCAGCTGCTCAGACTCTCAAAGTACAAGCCAAGCCAATTCTGCTAGTTTTTACGAAAATATAGAATTTGATATGCCAATGGTTCAAGAACCGGTTATACCAGACAATGAAGTTACAATTACAGACTTTGGTGCAGTGAGTGGCGGTCAAGTTTTGAATACCCAAGCTTTTGCCGATGCCATAGATGCGGTCTCTCAAAAGGGAGGGGGGAAAGTTATCATTCCTGCAGGTATATGGTTGACAGGGCCCATTATTTTGAAAAGCAATATTGAAATATACGCAGCTGGCGGGGCTTTAATTCGTTTCTCTACTGATAAAGACCTTTACCCCATCATCGAAACAAGTTTTGAAGGACTTAATACTTGGCGTTGTATCTCTCCAATTTATGGCAAAAACCTTGAAAACATTGCTTTCACAGGAAAAGGAATTTGGGATGGCTCAGGTGAAGCATGGCGTGCCGTTAAAAAAAGTAAATTGACCGAGTCCGCATGGAAAAAATTGGTAGCGTCTGGTGGTGTTTTGGACGAAAAGGGTACTTCTTGGTTTCCTTCAGAGCAATTCAAGCTTGGTGCAAACGGTGCGGATCAAAATGTAAGACTAGAACTTAAAACAAAAGAAGACTTCTTGGCAATCCGTGATTTCTTAAGACCAGTAATGGTTAGCATCCAAAACAGTAAAAATGTAATGTTTGATGGGCCTGTTTTTCAAAACTCACCTGCTTGGTGTCTTCATCCTCTAATGGTGGAAAACCTAATTGTAAGAAACATCACAGTTCGTAATCCTTGGTATTCTCAAAATGGTGATGGAATAGATGTAGAGTCATGTAAAAATGTAATCGTAGAAAACTCAAGCTTTGATGTGGGCGACGATGCCATTTGTATTAAATCCGGCAAAGACAAAGATGGTAGAGACAGAGGTGTTCCTTGCGAAAACTTGATCATAAGAAACAACATCGTTTACCACGGACATGGTGGCGTTACAGTTGGCAGTGAAATGTCTAGCGGAGTGAAAAACATGCACGTATCAAACTGTACTTTCATGGGGACAGATGTTGGACTTCGTTTCAAAAGTACTCGTGGAAGAGGTGGAGTAGTAGAAAACATTTTCATCAAAGACATCAGAATGACAGATATTCCAACATATGCCATCTCATTCAATTTGTACTATGGCGGTAAATCAATTTCCGAAACGCTGGAAGAGGGAGGTTCACAAACCACCACTCCAACATTTGCAGTGACAGAAGAAACGCCACAATTCAAGAATATCGTAATGAAAAACATCACTGTTAATGGAGCAAAGCAAGCTGTTTTTTTACAAGGTCTACCAGAAATGAATCTTGAAAACGTCGAAATCAACGACCTTGTAGCTTCGGCAGAGAATGGATTCTCCATTATCGATGCAGACGGAATTAAAATTAAGAATGCTAAGCTTACTGTTAAGAATGAGCAAGTATTCGATATTCTGAATGTTAAAAATTTATCACTTGACAACGTAACCTTTAATTCAAAATCAGCCCAGGCAGTTAGAATAAATGGCTCTGAAACAGCAGGAATTATGCTTAACTCGTCAGGTGAGCTTGATTTATCTAAGCATACTTTGATTGGAAATGGTGTTAAATCAGACGCTGTAAAAATCAAATAA
- a CDS encoding Uncharacterized membrane protein SpoIIM, required for sporulation: MRESTFIHRNKDKWERIENDPDPTETDLLAEDFVSLLNDVSYSKTHYPHSNLTVYLNKLASRLYNRLYFKSKNERNPFKEFWVEDFPSIIGKNIKVLYIASGLFLLFLSLGLACAYLEPSFIQGIMGEEYLSMTQDNIANGKPFGVYNDESKMKMFVRIFSNNVFVGLLIFTMGIFLGLGSIYLTLKNGVMIGAFFAIFIQNSLGIDAFFVIMLHGTFELMGLVLECMAGMLLGMSFLFPGTLKRKQAFVNGLKMSSKIYLGTLPFTFLAAVIESFVTYLGQEGLAKTSPFLIAFLSIVLLGSWIIVIWYFFFFSRKKASSYTDQSFFEKVYA, encoded by the coding sequence ATGCGAGAGAGTACATTTATTCACCGAAATAAAGACAAATGGGAAAGGATTGAGAATGACCCTGATCCTACAGAAACTGATCTTCTTGCAGAAGACTTTGTTTCGCTGCTTAACGATGTTTCCTATTCTAAAACCCATTATCCTCATAGTAACCTTACTGTTTATTTAAATAAACTGGCTTCCAGACTTTACAATAGGCTTTACTTCAAAAGTAAAAACGAACGCAATCCATTTAAAGAGTTTTGGGTAGAGGACTTTCCAAGTATCATAGGCAAAAACATAAAAGTGCTTTATATAGCTTCAGGGCTTTTTCTCTTATTCCTTAGCTTGGGGCTGGCATGTGCATACTTAGAGCCAAGTTTTATACAAGGTATCATGGGAGAAGAATACCTCTCCATGACGCAAGACAATATTGCCAATGGAAAGCCATTTGGAGTGTATAACGATGAGTCTAAAATGAAAATGTTCGTAAGGATTTTTTCAAATAATGTTTTCGTTGGGCTTTTGATCTTTACGATGGGTATTTTCTTGGGATTAGGTTCTATTTATCTTACTCTCAAAAATGGCGTAATGATTGGGGCATTTTTTGCTATTTTCATTCAGAATAGTCTTGGTATTGATGCATTTTTTGTCATTATGCTTCATGGTACTTTTGAGCTCATGGGCTTAGTGCTGGAGTGTATGGCAGGTATGTTGCTAGGAATGAGCTTCCTTTTTCCTGGCACTTTGAAACGGAAACAAGCTTTTGTGAATGGCCTAAAAATGAGTTCTAAGATTTATTTGGGAACTCTTCCATTTACTTTTTTGGCAGCAGTAATAGAGAGTTTTGTTACTTATCTTGGGCAGGAGGGACTTGCGAAAACTTCACCATTCCTTATTGCATTCTTATCTATAGTCTTATTGGGTTCCTGGATTATAGTTATTTGGTACTTTTTCTTTTTCTCTCGCAAAAAAGCGAGTTCATATACTGATCAGTCATTTTTTGAAAAAGTATATGCCTAA